A genomic region of Alistipes megaguti contains the following coding sequences:
- a CDS encoding DUF5723 family protein — MKKTYLLLASLLLTTALAAQNPTAYFMEGSTFRSQFNPAFAPLRGYINLPVIGGMNVNMSGNIALDNILYPRNGKLVTLLDSSVSSAEALGTLRKNNLMGLDTRINLFGIGKFTRNHKNFWSFDMSLRINEDMNLPKSLFEFLKEGREGTISNFGLATEAYLEAAVNYSFPLLNDKLYIGVRGKFLAGAARAQVNYDQFDISLQQDRWAVTTRGTVNVTADGTTVTPNPETGTFEMSDLNFKPRKPAGYGFAVDLGATYDILPGLQASLAVIDLGFIKWNKNSTVSGVSTQQAEFVGVTVPDDGTDQAPDFDLEMLKFNQVESSANSKMLRASINAGVEYELWNHWVGFGLFYSMRFWEYKTMHNLTGSVNFHPVRWFTLTGSYSVLNNRGGAVGLGLNLCPGWINFFLATDLLITRHTPQWVPVRQSSANLTLGIGIPLGKRSHRIAAYVCEGDRK; from the coding sequence ATGAAAAAAACATACCTTCTTCTGGCATCGCTGCTCCTCACCACGGCGCTTGCCGCCCAGAACCCCACGGCCTATTTCATGGAGGGTTCGACCTTCCGTTCGCAGTTCAACCCGGCCTTCGCCCCCTTACGCGGCTACATCAACCTGCCCGTCATCGGCGGCATGAATGTCAACATGTCCGGCAACATCGCCCTGGACAACATCCTCTACCCCCGCAACGGAAAACTCGTCACGCTGCTCGACAGCTCCGTATCGTCGGCCGAGGCGCTCGGAACCCTCCGCAAGAACAACCTCATGGGCCTCGACACGCGGATCAACCTCTTCGGAATCGGCAAGTTCACCCGCAACCACAAGAACTTCTGGTCGTTCGACATGTCGCTGCGCATCAATGAGGACATGAACCTGCCCAAATCGCTCTTCGAATTCCTCAAAGAGGGACGTGAAGGCACCATCTCCAACTTCGGGCTGGCCACCGAAGCCTATCTCGAAGCCGCCGTCAACTATTCGTTCCCGCTGCTGAACGACAAGCTCTACATCGGCGTCCGCGGCAAGTTCCTGGCCGGAGCCGCCCGGGCCCAGGTCAACTACGACCAGTTCGACATCTCGCTCCAGCAGGACCGCTGGGCCGTCACCACGCGCGGTACGGTCAACGTCACGGCCGACGGCACCACCGTCACGCCGAATCCCGAAACCGGCACCTTCGAAATGAGCGACCTCAACTTCAAACCCCGCAAACCGGCCGGCTACGGCTTTGCCGTCGATCTGGGCGCCACGTACGACATCCTGCCCGGACTGCAGGCCTCACTGGCGGTCATCGACCTGGGATTCATCAAATGGAACAAGAACAGCACGGTCTCGGGCGTCTCGACCCAGCAGGCCGAGTTCGTCGGCGTCACGGTTCCCGACGACGGAACGGATCAGGCCCCGGATTTCGATCTCGAAATGCTGAAATTCAACCAGGTGGAGAGCTCTGCAAACTCGAAGATGCTCCGGGCATCGATCAACGCCGGCGTCGAATACGAACTCTGGAACCACTGGGTTGGCTTCGGACTCTTCTACTCGATGCGCTTCTGGGAGTACAAAACGATGCACAACCTCACCGGATCGGTCAACTTCCATCCGGTGCGCTGGTTTACCCTCACGGGCAGCTACTCGGTACTCAACAACCGGGGCGGAGCCGTTGGACTGGGTCTGAACCTCTGCCCGGGGTGGATCAACTTCTTCTTGGCTACCGACCTGCTCATCACCAGGCACACGCCGCAATGGGTTCCCGTGCGCCAGAGCTCGGCCAACCTGACCCTCGGCATCGGCATTCCGCTCGGCAAGCGCAGCCACCGCATCGCCGCCTACGTCTGCGAAGGCGACCGCAAATAG
- a CDS encoding DUF4252 domain-containing protein, producing the protein MKRILLLLLIVLPLLCGAQNVSWRFFDRYAKSPGFSSVQLERKMMRMMSRQAAERGDEKLAQLLKGIESIRIVALDGGDGGQFLADAEALVNHASYRFQPVMSESRDGQVTRFYLRNAVPPGYSELVMLTSGPRETVAVNIYGRFDLKQVSRLSTIRPKRPSDSPEGR; encoded by the coding sequence ATGAAACGGATTCTGTTGTTGCTGTTGATCGTTCTGCCCCTTCTGTGCGGGGCACAGAACGTATCGTGGCGCTTCTTCGATCGTTACGCGAAGAGCCCGGGATTTTCCAGCGTACAGCTGGAGCGCAAAATGATGCGCATGATGAGCCGTCAGGCCGCCGAACGGGGTGACGAGAAGCTGGCTCAGCTACTCAAAGGCATCGAATCCATCCGCATCGTGGCGCTGGACGGGGGTGACGGCGGGCAGTTTCTCGCGGATGCCGAGGCCCTGGTCAACCATGCAAGCTACCGTTTTCAGCCGGTCATGTCGGAGAGCCGCGACGGGCAGGTGACCCGTTTTTACCTGCGGAATGCCGTGCCGCCCGGCTATTCGGAGTTGGTGATGCTGACCTCAGGGCCGCGCGAGACGGTGGCGGTGAATATCTACGGCCGCTTCGATCTGAAGCAGGTTTCGCGTCTGTCGACCATCCGCCCGAAACGCCCGTCCGACTCTCCGGAGGGCCGATAG
- a CDS encoding 5-formyltetrahydrofolate cyclo-ligase — protein MTKNELRRAMRTLNRGLDAAERAAASARIVERMESLPEFARAQTVGLFCSMRDEPDMREALSRWCGVKRLVVPRVEGTTMRFFEYDPQTLFPGAFGILEPGPSAIVCPPEEIDLLFVPGVAFTADGLRCGRGRGYYDQYLSLAGFRAVKIGICFAHQLVDALPAEPHDIRMDRVVTDR, from the coding sequence ATGACTAAAAATGAATTGCGCAGGGCGATGCGCACACTGAACAGGGGATTGGACGCTGCCGAGCGGGCCGCGGCCTCGGCACGGATTGTCGAACGCATGGAGTCGCTGCCCGAATTTGCGCGGGCACAGACCGTGGGGCTCTTCTGTTCGATGCGTGACGAGCCCGACATGCGGGAGGCCCTCAGCCGGTGGTGCGGCGTCAAGCGGCTGGTGGTGCCGCGGGTCGAGGGGACGACGATGCGTTTTTTCGAGTACGATCCGCAGACACTCTTTCCCGGCGCCTTCGGCATTCTCGAACCGGGGCCGTCGGCCATCGTGTGCCCTCCCGAGGAGATCGACCTGCTGTTCGTCCCCGGGGTGGCCTTTACGGCCGATGGGCTCCGCTGCGGACGCGGGCGCGGCTATTACGACCAGTATCTGTCGCTGGCGGGGTTCCGGGCCGTGAAGATCGGCATCTGCTTTGCCCACCAGCTGGTCGACGCCCTGCCTGCCGAACCGCACGACATCCGCATGGACCGGGTTGTGACGGATCGTTGA
- a CDS encoding RNA polymerase sigma factor: protein MKESEFIRLVMPLRDRMFRYAQSLVLSSAEAEDVVHDLLERMWRDRERMELPQHVGAFVMTAVRNRCCDLLRRRQADVRRLAQVKASSEWVTESVAQRWEAREVVRRAMASLPERQREVIHLKEIEGFRTCEIAEVIGCGEAQVRVILSRGRAALRGILQKLMNDERTTKTH from the coding sequence ATGAAGGAATCCGAATTCATCCGTTTGGTCATGCCGCTCCGCGACCGTATGTTCCGCTATGCGCAGAGTCTGGTGCTCTCGTCGGCCGAGGCGGAGGATGTGGTCCACGATCTGCTGGAGCGGATGTGGCGCGACCGCGAGCGGATGGAGCTGCCGCAGCACGTCGGGGCTTTCGTGATGACGGCCGTTCGCAACCGCTGCTGTGATCTGTTGCGCCGGCGTCAGGCCGACGTACGGCGGTTGGCGCAGGTGAAGGCCTCTTCGGAGTGGGTGACGGAGTCCGTCGCACAGCGTTGGGAGGCTCGCGAGGTGGTGCGGCGGGCCATGGCCTCGCTGCCCGAGCGGCAGCGCGAGGTAATCCACCTGAAGGAGATCGAGGGTTTCCGGACGTGTGAGATTGCCGAGGTGATCGGCTGCGGCGAGGCGCAGGTGCGGGTGATTCTCTCGCGGGGGCGGGCGGCCCTTCGTGGAATTCTGCAAAAACTGATGAACGATGAACGAACGACAAAAACGCATTGA
- a CDS encoding fumarate reductase/succinate dehydrogenase flavoprotein subunit — translation MALKLDAKIPAGPLAEKWSNHKAAIKVVSPANKRKLDIIVVGTGLGGASAAASLGELGYNVKVFCIQDSPRRAHSIAAQGGINAAKNYQNDNDSVYRLFYDTIKGGDYRAREANVYRLAEVSNLIIDQCVAQGVPFAREYGGLLANRSFGGAQVSRTFYARGQTGQQLLLGAYAALNKEIAAGSVKSYPRHEMLDIVIEDGEARGIIARNLITGEIERHGAHAVVLATGGYGNVFFLSTNAMASNGSAAFQCYRKGAGFANPCFTQIHPTCIPVHGDQQSKLTLMSESLRNDGRIWVPKKLEDVKALRAGKKKPSDIAEEDRDYYLERRYPAFGNLVPRDVASRAAKERCDAGYGVNETGLAVFLDFKTAIERLGKDRIKQRYGNLFDMYEEITDVNPYEQPMQIFPAVHYTMGGIWVDYNLMTTIPGLYAIGEANFSDHGANRLGASALMQGLADGYFVLPYTIGDYLSHKIQAPKVNTNTKAFDEAEKGVREKIAKLLSINGKQSVDDIHKRLGHIMWENVGMARTKESLEKAITEIQALRKEFWKDVRVVGRENDFNVELEKALRLADFLELGELMARDALQREESCGGHFRVEHQTEEGEAKRDDENFTFAAVWEYKGMDQVPEMTKEPLNFEFVHPAQRNYKD, via the coding sequence ATGGCTTTAAAATTAGATGCTAAAATCCCTGCCGGACCGCTCGCCGAAAAATGGAGCAACCACAAGGCAGCTATCAAGGTCGTAAGCCCCGCCAACAAGCGCAAACTCGACATCATCGTCGTCGGAACCGGTCTGGGCGGTGCCTCCGCAGCCGCTTCGCTCGGCGAACTCGGCTACAACGTCAAGGTGTTCTGCATTCAGGATTCGCCCCGCCGCGCCCACTCGATTGCCGCTCAGGGCGGTATCAACGCGGCCAAGAACTACCAGAACGACAACGACTCGGTATACCGTCTCTTCTACGATACGATCAAGGGCGGCGACTACCGCGCCCGTGAGGCCAACGTCTACCGTCTGGCCGAGGTCTCGAACCTGATCATCGACCAGTGTGTCGCCCAGGGTGTCCCCTTCGCCCGCGAATACGGCGGTCTGCTGGCCAACCGTTCGTTCGGCGGCGCCCAGGTTTCGCGTACCTTCTACGCCCGCGGCCAGACCGGTCAGCAGCTCCTGCTGGGTGCCTACGCCGCCCTGAACAAGGAGATCGCCGCCGGCTCGGTGAAGAGCTACCCGCGTCACGAGATGCTCGACATCGTCATCGAGGACGGTGAGGCCCGCGGTATCATCGCCCGCAACCTCATAACGGGTGAGATCGAGCGCCACGGAGCACACGCCGTCGTACTCGCTACGGGCGGCTACGGAAACGTCTTCTTCCTCTCGACCAACGCCATGGCCTCGAACGGTTCGGCCGCCTTCCAGTGCTACCGCAAGGGCGCCGGCTTCGCAAACCCCTGCTTCACGCAGATCCACCCGACGTGTATCCCCGTTCACGGCGACCAGCAGTCGAAACTGACGCTGATGTCCGAGTCGCTGCGCAACGACGGCCGTATCTGGGTTCCGAAGAAACTCGAGGATGTCAAGGCCCTGCGCGCCGGCAAGAAGAAGCCGTCGGATATCGCCGAAGAGGATCGCGACTACTATCTGGAGCGCCGCTACCCGGCCTTCGGTAACCTCGTGCCGCGTGACGTGGCCTCGCGTGCCGCCAAGGAGCGCTGCGATGCCGGTTACGGTGTGAACGAGACCGGTCTGGCCGTCTTCCTTGACTTCAAGACCGCCATCGAGCGTCTGGGCAAGGACCGCATCAAGCAGCGTTACGGCAACCTCTTCGACATGTACGAGGAGATCACCGACGTGAATCCCTACGAGCAGCCAATGCAGATCTTCCCCGCCGTACACTATACGATGGGCGGTATCTGGGTCGATTACAACCTGATGACCACGATCCCGGGTCTGTACGCCATCGGCGAGGCCAACTTCTCGGATCACGGCGCCAACCGTCTGGGTGCATCGGCCCTGATGCAGGGTCTGGCCGACGGTTACTTCGTGCTGCCCTACACCATCGGCGACTACCTCTCGCACAAGATCCAGGCCCCGAAGGTCAACACCAACACCAAGGCCTTTGACGAGGCCGAGAAGGGCGTGCGTGAAAAGATCGCCAAACTGCTCTCGATCAACGGGAAACAGTCGGTGGACGACATCCACAAGCGTCTCGGCCACATCATGTGGGAGAACGTCGGCATGGCCCGTACGAAGGAGTCGCTCGAGAAGGCCATCACCGAGATTCAGGCCCTGCGCAAGGAGTTCTGGAAGGATGTCCGCGTCGTAGGTCGCGAGAACGACTTCAACGTCGAGTTGGAGAAGGCGCTGCGTCTGGCCGACTTCCTCGAGCTGGGCGAACTGATGGCCCGCGACGCCCTGCAGCGTGAGGAGTCCTGCGGCGGTCACTTCCGCGTCGAGCACCAGACCGAAGAGGGCGAAGCCAAGCGTGATGACGAAAACTTCACTTTTGCCGCCGTCTGGGAGTACAAGGGCATGGACCAGGTTCCGGAGATGACCAAGGAGCCGCTGAACTTCGAGTTCGTACACCCCGCACAGCGCAACTACAAGGACTAA
- a CDS encoding PadR family transcriptional regulator has translation MAEDNVKAQMRKGILEYCILAILSRGDSYAPKIIAELKQAEMIVVEGTLYPILTRQKNAGLLTYRWEESPQGPPRKYYSLTPKGEEYLRTLDQAWNELVEQIRRIRHGIDNNE, from the coding sequence ATGGCTGAAGACAACGTCAAGGCGCAAATGCGCAAGGGAATCCTGGAGTACTGCATCCTCGCCATCCTCTCCCGCGGGGATTCGTATGCTCCGAAGATCATCGCCGAACTCAAACAGGCCGAGATGATCGTCGTCGAGGGTACGCTCTACCCGATCCTCACCCGGCAGAAAAATGCCGGACTGCTCACCTATCGCTGGGAAGAGTCGCCGCAGGGCCCTCCCCGCAAATACTATTCGCTCACACCCAAGGGCGAGGAGTATCTCCGCACGCTCGACCAGGCGTGGAACGAACTCGTCGAACAGATCCGACGGATCCGCCACGGTATCGACAACAACGAATAA
- a CDS encoding PspC domain-containing protein encodes MKETIHVNIGSMAFTLDEDAYRVLDRYFADIRSRLPEEDTETMADIESRVAEIFRERVSSPMRVISLEVVRATMAQMGSPADFGEPRTPTGDTGKAAVRHLYRSRSNRSIAGICGGLADFFDADATMIRLLTLLLVLFGGLSIWAYIILWIVIPEEPLR; translated from the coding sequence ATGAAAGAGACCATCCACGTAAACATCGGCTCCATGGCCTTCACCCTCGACGAGGATGCCTATCGAGTTTTGGACCGTTACTTCGCCGACATCCGCAGCCGGCTGCCCGAAGAGGACACCGAAACGATGGCCGACATCGAGAGCCGTGTGGCGGAAATCTTCCGCGAACGGGTCTCATCGCCCATGCGCGTCATCTCGCTCGAGGTGGTTCGCGCCACGATGGCCCAGATGGGTTCACCGGCCGACTTCGGCGAGCCACGCACCCCGACCGGCGACACCGGCAAAGCTGCCGTGAGACACCTCTACCGCTCGCGCAGCAACCGTTCGATTGCCGGCATCTGCGGAGGCCTGGCCGACTTTTTCGATGCCGATGCGACGATGATCCGGCTGTTGACACTGCTGCTGGTTCTCTTCGGCGGGCTCTCGATCTGGGCCTACATCATCCTCTGGATCGTCATACCCGAAGAGCCGCTCCGCTAA
- a CDS encoding patatin-like phospholipase family protein, protein MKKRRVALVLAGGGARGVAHIGAIEELESQGYEIAAVAGTSMGALVGGMYAAGHLDAFKKWMCSLDKYRVFGLVDFTLSAEGLVKGERVIHAMQELVPDVQIEQMPVPFAAVAADLLTGREVVLDRGGLYDAIRASISIPSVFRPVHRDGMVLVDGGTVNPLPLNRVRREEGDLLVAVDVSAPFGADPIHRANASFNYYKVLIASSQIMQQHITQLMCRLYRPDVLAQMPADSYGMFEFYRAKELVAAGRKMIREVLARIDEGE, encoded by the coding sequence ATGAAAAAGAGACGTGTGGCCCTGGTGCTTGCCGGAGGTGGTGCGAGGGGTGTGGCGCATATCGGCGCCATCGAAGAGCTGGAGAGTCAGGGATATGAGATTGCGGCGGTGGCCGGGACCTCGATGGGGGCCTTGGTCGGCGGCATGTATGCTGCGGGACACCTCGACGCCTTCAAGAAGTGGATGTGTTCGTTGGACAAGTACCGGGTCTTCGGACTGGTCGATTTTACGCTCAGTGCCGAGGGACTGGTCAAGGGCGAGCGGGTGATTCATGCCATGCAGGAGCTGGTCCCCGACGTGCAGATCGAGCAGATGCCGGTTCCGTTTGCGGCCGTGGCGGCCGATCTGCTCACGGGCCGCGAGGTGGTGCTCGACCGCGGCGGTCTTTACGACGCCATCCGGGCTTCGATCTCCATTCCGTCGGTCTTTCGTCCGGTCCACCGCGACGGCATGGTGCTGGTCGACGGCGGAACGGTCAACCCGCTTCCGCTGAACCGGGTCCGGCGCGAGGAGGGCGATCTGCTCGTGGCCGTGGACGTAAGCGCCCCGTTCGGGGCCGATCCGATTCACCGGGCCAATGCTTCGTTCAATTATTATAAGGTGCTGATTGCCTCGTCGCAGATCATGCAGCAGCACATCACGCAGCTGATGTGCCGGCTTTACCGGCCCGACGTGCTGGCCCAGATGCCGGCCGACAGTTACGGTATGTTTGAATTCTACCGGGCGAAGGAGCTGGTTGCCGCCGGACGGAAGATGATTCGCGAGGTGCTGGCCCGGATCGATGAAGGGGAATAG
- a CDS encoding succinate dehydrogenase/fumarate reductase iron-sulfur subunit, with product MNFTLKIWRQKDAKSKGAFETYKVSNISEDTSFLEMLDILNNDLVHQGKEPVAFDHDCREGICGMCSLHIDGQAHGPSQGATTCQIYMRKFKDGATITVEPWRSAAFPVIKDLVVNRSAYDQILQAGGFISVRTNSVPDANAILIPKEDADEAMDAAACIGCGACAATCKNGSAMLFVAARVSSLAKLPQGRVEAARRAKAMVAKMDELGFGNCTNTGACQAECPKQISITHIARLNREFLSAKFKD from the coding sequence ATGAATTTTACTTTAAAGATATGGCGTCAAAAGGACGCTAAATCCAAAGGAGCGTTCGAAACCTACAAGGTGTCCAACATCTCGGAAGACACCTCGTTCCTCGAGATGCTCGACATCCTGAACAACGACCTCGTACACCAGGGCAAGGAGCCCGTGGCTTTCGACCACGACTGCCGCGAGGGAATCTGCGGCATGTGCTCGCTGCACATCGACGGCCAGGCTCACGGCCCCAGCCAGGGCGCCACGACCTGCCAGATCTACATGCGCAAGTTCAAGGACGGAGCCACGATCACCGTCGAGCCGTGGCGTTCGGCCGCCTTCCCCGTGATCAAGGACCTGGTGGTCAATCGCTCGGCCTATGACCAGATTCTGCAGGCCGGAGGTTTCATCTCCGTGCGCACGAACTCGGTGCCCGATGCCAACGCCATCCTGATCCCGAAGGAGGATGCCGACGAGGCAATGGATGCCGCCGCCTGCATCGGTTGCGGAGCCTGCGCCGCCACCTGCAAGAACGGTTCGGCCATGCTGTTCGTCGCAGCCCGCGTCTCGTCGCTGGCCAAGTTGCCGCAGGGTCGTGTCGAGGCTGCCCGCCGTGCCAAGGCGATGGTCGCCAAGATGGACGAGCTGGGATTCGGCAACTGCACCAACACCGGTGCCTGCCAGGCCGAGTGCCCGAAACAGATCTCCATTACGCATATCGCCCGCCTGAACCGCGAGTTCCTCTCGGCCAAATTCAAGGACTAA
- a CDS encoding succinate dehydrogenase cytochrome b subunit, translating to MSCFLSNSSLGKKLVMSVTGCFLVLFILFHMSMNVTAIISPEAYNAVCEFLGANWYALAGTVVLALGVLIHFIYAIILTLRNYKARGKQRYAVTVKEPGVDWASKNMLVLGVIVLVGLLLHLFNFWSKMQLVEIMGQHTNSLGYSPTDGAALIRYTFSQWYYVVIYLVWFVALWFHLTHGVWSMFQSVGWANDTWYPRLKCIANIVATIVFLGFAIVVLVYFLCPCMSGAC from the coding sequence ATGAGCTGTTTTCTATCTAATTCCTCGCTTGGCAAGAAGTTAGTAATGAGCGTGACGGGGTGCTTCCTCGTGCTCTTCATCCTCTTCCACATGTCGATGAACGTCACGGCAATCATCTCGCCGGAGGCTTACAATGCGGTCTGCGAGTTCCTCGGTGCCAACTGGTACGCCCTGGCCGGAACCGTCGTCCTGGCCCTCGGCGTGCTGATCCACTTCATCTACGCCATCATCCTCACCCTGCGCAACTACAAGGCCCGCGGCAAGCAGCGCTACGCCGTCACCGTGAAGGAGCCGGGCGTGGACTGGGCTTCGAAGAACATGCTCGTACTGGGTGTCATCGTCCTGGTCGGCCTGCTGCTCCACCTGTTCAACTTCTGGTCGAAGATGCAGCTCGTCGAGATCATGGGGCAGCACACCAACTCGCTGGGTTACAGCCCTACGGACGGCGCCGCGCTGATCCGCTACACCTTCTCGCAGTGGTACTACGTGGTGATCTACCTCGTATGGTTCGTCGCCCTGTGGTTCCACCTCACCCACGGCGTTTGGTCGATGTTCCAGAGCGTGGGCTGGGCCAACGACACGTGGTATCCCCGTCTGAAGTGCATCGCCAACATCGTTGCGACGATCGTCTTCCTGGGCTTCGCCATCGTGGTACTCGTCTACTTCCTCTGCCCCTGCATGTCGGGCGCCTGCTGA
- the uvrC gene encoding excinuclease ABC subunit UvrC: MSDTVKNSLKEQVALLPLSPGVYQFVDRTGTIIYVGKAKSLRKRVSSYFVNSKEHSAKVRVLVRQIVEIRHIVVGSETDALLLENSLIKTLQPRYNILLKDDKTYPWIVVRREPFPRVQSTRQLVRDGSQYFGPYGSVMMQHSVLEFIREVVPLRTCKLNLSPEQIARGRYSVCLQYHIGNCKGPCIGAQSEEEYDRLVEMVVLVLKGDLRPVRKYLEGEMTRAAGELKFEQAQRYKQRLDALDHYAGKSVIVSARIVDVDVFSLLPDDDVAWCNFVRIRHGSVVGVQTVKLSTGVEGDERDMLTLGIQYMVENVAGGELAREVIVPFLPSTTLLFDGVTFTVPKRGEKLDLLEFSRKSARIYRAEQLKNLEIRNPERHTERLMNALQKELRLDRPPRHIECFDNSNLQGSHPVASCVVFRDGKPSRKEYRHFNIKTVEGPDDYASMREVVYRRYSRLQVEGGEMPDLIIADGGKGQMGVIHEVLEALQLDIPIAGLAKDDRHRTAELYCGYPPLLVGLRPTSPLFHFLTSIQDEVHRFAITFHRQKRSKAFIHSELEQIEGVGAKTIETLLRHFRTVEKVRAANPEELSALIGPARARRVRDYFENGK; the protein is encoded by the coding sequence ATGAGCGATACGGTCAAAAACTCGTTGAAGGAGCAGGTGGCCCTGCTCCCGCTGTCGCCGGGCGTCTATCAGTTCGTGGACCGCACGGGGACGATCATCTATGTGGGCAAGGCCAAGAGTCTGCGCAAGCGGGTCTCGTCGTATTTCGTCAATTCGAAGGAGCACAGCGCCAAGGTGCGGGTGCTGGTACGTCAGATCGTCGAGATCCGCCACATCGTCGTCGGCAGCGAAACCGACGCCCTGCTGCTGGAAAATTCGCTCATCAAGACCCTCCAGCCGCGCTACAACATTCTGTTGAAGGACGACAAGACCTATCCGTGGATTGTCGTGCGACGCGAGCCCTTCCCGCGGGTGCAGTCCACGCGGCAGCTCGTGCGCGACGGTTCGCAGTATTTCGGCCCCTACGGCTCGGTGATGATGCAGCACAGCGTGCTGGAGTTCATTCGCGAGGTGGTCCCGCTGCGGACCTGCAAGCTGAACCTCTCGCCCGAACAGATTGCCCGCGGCCGCTATTCGGTCTGCCTGCAGTACCACATCGGCAACTGCAAGGGACCCTGCATCGGGGCTCAGAGCGAGGAGGAGTACGACCGTCTGGTGGAGATGGTGGTCTTGGTGCTGAAGGGTGACCTGCGCCCCGTGCGCAAGTACCTCGAGGGGGAGATGACACGGGCGGCCGGCGAGCTGAAGTTCGAACAGGCGCAGCGCTACAAGCAGCGTCTCGACGCGCTGGATCACTACGCCGGCAAGTCGGTGATCGTCAGTGCGCGGATTGTCGACGTGGATGTCTTCTCGCTGCTGCCGGACGACGATGTGGCGTGGTGCAACTTCGTGCGGATCCGCCACGGTTCGGTGGTGGGCGTGCAGACCGTCAAGCTCTCGACGGGCGTCGAGGGCGACGAACGCGACATGCTGACGCTCGGCATTCAGTACATGGTTGAGAATGTGGCCGGCGGGGAGTTGGCCCGGGAGGTGATCGTGCCGTTTCTGCCCTCGACGACGCTGCTGTTCGACGGGGTGACCTTCACCGTGCCGAAACGCGGCGAAAAGCTCGACTTGCTGGAATTTTCGCGCAAGAGCGCCCGCATCTACCGCGCCGAGCAGCTCAAGAACCTTGAGATCCGCAATCCGGAACGGCATACCGAACGGCTGATGAATGCCCTGCAGAAGGAGCTGCGGCTCGATCGTCCGCCGCGTCACATCGAGTGCTTCGACAACTCGAATCTTCAGGGTTCGCATCCCGTGGCGTCGTGTGTGGTCTTCCGCGACGGAAAGCCCTCGCGCAAGGAGTACCGCCACTTCAACATCAAGACGGTGGAGGGCCCGGACGACTACGCCTCAATGCGCGAGGTGGTCTATCGGCGATACAGCCGGCTGCAGGTCGAAGGGGGCGAGATGCCCGACCTGATCATCGCCGATGGCGGCAAGGGGCAGATGGGGGTGATTCACGAGGTGCTGGAGGCCCTGCAGCTCGACATCCCGATCGCCGGCCTGGCCAAGGATGACCGGCACCGTACGGCGGAACTCTATTGCGGTTATCCGCCGCTGCTGGTCGGGCTGCGTCCCACCTCGCCGCTGTTTCACTTTCTGACGAGTATCCAGGACGAGGTGCACCGCTTCGCCATCACGTTCCACCGCCAGAAGCGGAGCAAGGCCTTTATCCACAGCGAACTGGAGCAGATCGAAGGGGTGGGGGCGAAGACCATCGAGACGCTGCTGCGCCACTTCCGCACGGTGGAGAAGGTCCGTGCGGCCAATCCCGAGGAGTTGTCGGCACTGATCGGTCCGGCGCGGGCCCGGCGTGTGCGGGACTATTTCGAGAACGGGAAGTGA
- a CDS encoding PspC domain-containing protein, which produces MTANQKRHLYRSRNERIIAGICGGLADYFGLKVFNVRLALLLLILFAGLSLWVYIILWLIVPLEPNRQTL; this is translated from the coding sequence ATGACCGCAAATCAAAAACGCCACCTGTACCGATCCCGCAACGAACGCATCATCGCCGGCATCTGCGGAGGCCTGGCCGACTACTTCGGCCTGAAGGTCTTCAACGTCCGCCTGGCCCTGTTGCTACTGATCCTCTTCGCGGGACTCTCGCTCTGGGTCTACATCATCCTCTGGCTGATCGTGCCCCTGGAGCCCAACCGTCAAACGCTCTGA